In one window of Nocardiopsis aegyptia DNA:
- a CDS encoding CoA-transferase subunit beta, whose product MTTVTWTADEIMTVTAARSLRDRMACFVGIGLPSTAANVARRTHAPGLWMIYESGTLGAVPDHLPLSIGDGILAETADTVVSVPEVFNYWLQPGRIDVGFLGAAQIDRYANINTTVIGDYDAPKVRLPGAGGAPEIAASCREVVVIMRQSTRAFVDRVDFVTSVGHGAGPGDRERLGLTGAGPMRVITDLGVMEPHPETRELVLTGVHPGVDVAAVRAATGWDLAVSEDLALTPEPTTEELAVLRELTGSA is encoded by the coding sequence GTGACCACCGTGACCTGGACCGCCGACGAGATCATGACGGTCACCGCGGCGCGCTCGCTGCGCGACCGGATGGCCTGCTTCGTCGGCATCGGCCTGCCCAGCACCGCCGCGAACGTGGCCCGGCGCACGCACGCGCCCGGACTGTGGATGATCTACGAGTCCGGGACCCTGGGGGCCGTGCCCGACCACCTGCCGCTGTCCATCGGCGACGGGATCCTGGCCGAGACCGCCGACACGGTGGTCTCCGTGCCGGAGGTGTTCAACTACTGGCTCCAGCCGGGGCGGATCGACGTGGGCTTCCTCGGCGCCGCCCAGATCGACCGGTACGCCAACATCAACACCACGGTGATCGGCGACTACGACGCGCCCAAGGTCCGCCTGCCCGGGGCCGGGGGTGCGCCGGAGATCGCCGCGTCCTGCCGTGAGGTCGTGGTCATCATGCGCCAGAGCACGCGCGCCTTCGTCGACCGCGTCGACTTCGTGACCTCGGTCGGCCACGGGGCCGGTCCGGGCGACCGCGAGCGGCTCGGGCTGACGGGCGCCGGGCCGATGCGGGTCATCACCGACCTCGGCGTCATGGAGCCCCACCCCGAGACCAGGGAACTCGTGCTGACCGGCGTGCATCCGGGCGTGGACGTGGCGGCGGTCAGGGCGGCGACCGGATGGGACCTGGCGGTCTCCGAGGACCTCGCGCTCACCCCCGAGCCGACCACGGAGGAGCTCGCGGTGCTGCGGGAGCTGACCGGGTCGGCCTGA
- the pcaH gene encoding protocatechuate 3,4-dioxygenase subunit beta, with amino-acid sequence MPTTPDGTPPGLIVPGYIRDHDTHPPLDHPGYKSTALRHPKRPLTLLPHTLTEITSPVLGQDRLGALDHDLTRQHEEEPQGQRIILHGQVRDSDGTPVPHTLVEIWQANAAGRYRHTADNWPAPLDPHFTGVGRVLTDADGRYRFVTIRPGAYPWKNHRNAWRPAHIHFSLFGRAFTQRLVTQMYFPDDPLFFQDPMWNSVPDPKARERMLARFDYDTTEPEWALAYRWDIVLRGREQTPFESDEEIMEDDE; translated from the coding sequence ATGCCCACCACACCGGACGGGACCCCGCCCGGGCTCATCGTGCCCGGCTACATCCGCGACCACGACACCCACCCGCCCCTGGACCACCCCGGATACAAGAGCACCGCCCTGCGCCACCCCAAGCGCCCGCTCACGCTGCTCCCGCACACGCTCACCGAGATCACCTCGCCCGTGCTGGGACAGGACCGGCTCGGCGCGCTCGACCACGACCTGACCCGCCAGCACGAGGAGGAGCCCCAGGGGCAGCGGATCATCCTGCACGGCCAGGTACGCGACAGCGACGGCACCCCCGTTCCGCACACCCTGGTCGAGATCTGGCAGGCCAACGCCGCCGGGCGCTACCGCCACACCGCCGACAACTGGCCCGCGCCCCTGGACCCCCACTTCACCGGCGTCGGACGCGTCCTCACCGACGCCGACGGCCGCTACCGGTTCGTCACCATCCGCCCGGGTGCCTACCCCTGGAAGAACCACCGCAACGCCTGGCGGCCCGCGCACATCCACTTCTCGCTGTTCGGCCGGGCCTTCACCCAGCGGCTCGTCACGCAGATGTACTTCCCCGACGACCCGCTGTTCTTCCAGGACCCCATGTGGAACTCGGTGCCCGACCCCAAGGCGCGCGAGCGCATGCTCGCCCGGTTCGACTACGACACCACCGAACCCGAGTGGGCCCTGGCCTACCGCTGGGACATCGTGCTGCGCGGACGCGAGCAGACCCCGTTCGAGTCCGACGAGGAGATCATGGAGGACGACGAATGA
- a CDS encoding CoA transferase subunit A, which translates to MIVPLDEAVRELVHDGDTVALEGFTHLIPVAAGHEIIRQGLRDLTLVRMTPDIVYDQLIGAGCAAKLVFSWGGNPGVGSLHRFRDAVTSSWPVPLEIEEHSHAGMANRYVAGASGLPFAVLRGYSGTDLVAHNPHIKSITCPFTGQELAAVPALNPDVTIVHAQRADTDGNVQLWGITGIQKEAALAAERVLVTVEEVVDTLDPVPGQVILPARVVTAVSPVPGGAAPSYAHGYYERDNDAYKAWDAIGRDRAAFTAWLEELTGAASLAGPQPAGRAL; encoded by the coding sequence ATGATCGTCCCCCTGGACGAGGCGGTCCGAGAACTCGTCCACGACGGCGACACGGTCGCTCTGGAGGGGTTCACCCACCTCATCCCCGTCGCCGCCGGGCACGAGATCATCCGCCAGGGCCTGCGCGACCTCACGCTGGTCCGGATGACCCCCGACATCGTCTACGACCAGCTGATCGGCGCGGGCTGCGCCGCCAAGCTCGTCTTCTCCTGGGGCGGCAACCCCGGCGTGGGCTCCCTGCACCGGTTCCGCGACGCCGTGACCTCCTCCTGGCCGGTCCCGCTGGAGATCGAGGAGCACAGCCACGCCGGCATGGCCAACCGCTACGTCGCCGGCGCCTCCGGCCTGCCCTTCGCCGTCCTGCGCGGCTACAGCGGCACCGACCTGGTGGCGCACAACCCCCACATCAAGTCGATCACCTGCCCCTTCACCGGTCAGGAGCTGGCCGCGGTCCCCGCGCTCAACCCCGACGTCACCATCGTGCACGCCCAGCGCGCCGACACCGACGGCAACGTGCAGCTCTGGGGCATCACCGGCATCCAGAAGGAGGCCGCGCTGGCGGCCGAGCGCGTCCTGGTCACCGTGGAGGAGGTCGTGGACACCCTCGACCCCGTCCCCGGCCAGGTGATCCTGCCCGCGCGGGTCGTCACCGCCGTCAGTCCGGTGCCCGGCGGGGCCGCGCCCTCCTACGCGCACGGGTACTACGAGCGCGACAACGACGCCTACAAGGCCTGGGACGCGATCGGCCGCGACCGCGCCGCCTTCACCGCCTGGCTGGAGGAGCTCACCGGCGCCGCCTCCCTCGCCGGCCCGCAGCCCGCAGGGAGGGCTCTGTGA
- the pcaG gene encoding protocatechuate 3,4-dioxygenase subunit alpha, with protein sequence MSTHPTTPSQTVGPYLHIGLPWPDGPYAVAEGTPDAVWIRGTVYDGAGAVVTDALVETWQADPEGRFDHPDDPRGARPRPGFRGFGRCPTDAAGEYGILTLKPGSVPGPGGDQAPHIDVSVFGRGMLNRVVTRVYFPEEEAANAADPVLNSITDPDVRATLVARPAPDGYRFDVRLQGDGETAFFDI encoded by the coding sequence ATGAGCACGCACCCCACCACGCCCTCCCAGACCGTCGGCCCCTACCTGCACATCGGGCTGCCCTGGCCCGACGGCCCCTACGCCGTCGCCGAGGGCACCCCCGACGCGGTGTGGATCCGCGGCACCGTCTACGACGGCGCCGGCGCGGTCGTCACCGACGCCCTCGTCGAGACCTGGCAGGCCGACCCCGAGGGCCGCTTCGACCACCCCGACGACCCGCGCGGAGCCCGGCCTCGCCCCGGCTTCCGCGGCTTCGGCCGCTGCCCCACCGACGCCGCCGGCGAGTACGGCATCCTCACCCTCAAGCCCGGATCCGTGCCGGGCCCCGGGGGCGACCAGGCACCGCACATCGACGTGTCGGTGTTCGGGCGCGGCATGCTGAACCGCGTCGTGACGCGGGTGTACTTTCCGGAGGAGGAGGCCGCCAACGCCGCCGACCCCGTCCTCAACAGCATCACCGACCCCGACGTCCGCGCCACGCTGGTGGCCCGCCCAGCCCCGGACGGCTACCGCTTCGACGTCCGCCTCCAGGGCGACGGCGAGACCGCCTTCTTCGACATCTAG
- a CDS encoding aldo/keto reductase, with product MRYRTLGASGLRVPELSLGTGTFAGRGPLFSEWGGTDVDQARRLVDIGLDAGLTLFDSADVYSDGAAEEVLGAAVKGRRDQVLLSTKLGLPTGEGPQDAGTSRSRIIRGTEDALRRLDTDHIDLLQLHGFDAGTPVEESLSALDTLVRDGKVRYVGASNFAGWQLMKSLAAADRLHLPRHVVHQVYYSLVGRDYEWELMPLGLDQGVGAMVWSPLGWGRLTGRIRRGQPLPERSRLHRTAELGPPVADELLHDVVEALDEIAEEVGRSVPQVAINWLLRRPTVSSVIVGARDEEQLRENLGAVGWELTPAQVERLDAVSHRPAPYPRFPYERQAGFARIDPPLFPRP from the coding sequence ATGCGATACCGCACCCTGGGCGCCAGCGGCCTGCGCGTTCCCGAGCTCAGCCTGGGCACGGGCACCTTCGCCGGGCGCGGCCCCCTGTTCAGCGAGTGGGGCGGCACCGACGTCGACCAGGCACGGCGCCTGGTGGACATCGGCCTCGACGCGGGCCTGACCCTCTTCGACAGCGCCGACGTCTACTCCGACGGGGCCGCCGAGGAGGTCCTGGGCGCGGCGGTCAAGGGCCGCCGGGACCAGGTCCTGCTCTCCACCAAGCTCGGCCTGCCCACGGGCGAGGGCCCCCAGGACGCGGGGACCTCGCGCTCCCGGATCATCCGCGGCACCGAGGACGCGCTGCGCCGCCTGGACACCGACCACATCGACCTGCTCCAGCTGCACGGCTTCGACGCGGGCACCCCGGTGGAGGAGAGCCTGTCCGCGCTCGACACCCTGGTCCGCGACGGCAAGGTCCGCTACGTGGGCGCGTCCAACTTCGCCGGATGGCAGCTGATGAAGTCGCTGGCCGCCGCCGACCGCCTGCACCTGCCCCGCCACGTCGTCCACCAGGTCTACTACTCCCTGGTCGGCCGCGACTACGAGTGGGAGCTCATGCCGCTGGGCCTGGACCAGGGCGTGGGCGCGATGGTGTGGAGCCCGCTGGGCTGGGGGCGGCTGACCGGCCGGATCCGCCGCGGGCAGCCGCTGCCCGAGCGCAGCCGCCTGCACCGGACCGCCGAGCTGGGCCCGCCGGTGGCCGACGAGCTGCTCCACGACGTGGTCGAGGCGCTGGACGAGATCGCCGAGGAGGTCGGCCGCAGCGTCCCCCAGGTCGCGATCAACTGGCTGCTGCGCCGCCCCACGGTGTCCTCGGTCATCGTCGGGGCCCGCGACGAGGAGCAGTTGCGCGAGAACCTGGGCGCGGTCGGCTGGGAGCTCACACCCGCCCAGGTCGAGCGCCTGGACGCGGTGAGCCACCGGCCCGCCCCCTACCCCCGCTTCCCCTACGAGCGCCAGGCGGGGTTCGCCAGGATCGACCCCCCGCTCTTCCCGCGCCCGTGA
- the pcaDC gene encoding bifunctional 3-oxoadipate enol-lactonase/4-carboxymuconolactone decarboxylase PcaDC, with the protein MSVDLHYTDSGPADAPPLVLAGSLGATLDMWEPQAQALSAVLRVIRIDLRGHGGSPVPEGPYSMADLGGDVVRLLDRLGIERAHFAGLSIGGMVGQWLALHAPERLDRLALLATSPYMGPARNWRDRAELVRREGADAVADSVVERWFTPDFAKGHAAEVTALRDRIAATAPEGYAGCCGAIENWDVREELDRISVPTLVVSGADDPATPPSGHGALIAERVPGARLTVLDEAAHLLSWEQSARVNTLLTAHFTAGDRASAGMRVRRSVLGDAHVDRAEARKTPFTEPFQDLITRYAWGEIWTRPGLDRRTRSCMVLTALVAHGHWAELAMHVRAALRNGLTRDEIGEVFLQAAVYCGVPAANKAFAVAQEVFAEHD; encoded by the coding sequence ATGAGCGTTGACCTGCACTACACCGACAGCGGACCCGCCGACGCCCCGCCCCTGGTCCTGGCGGGATCGCTCGGCGCCACCCTGGACATGTGGGAGCCCCAGGCGCAGGCGCTGTCCGCGGTCCTGCGCGTGATCCGGATCGACCTGCGCGGCCACGGCGGCTCACCCGTGCCGGAAGGCCCCTACTCCATGGCCGACCTGGGCGGGGACGTGGTCCGGCTGCTCGACCGGCTGGGCATCGAGCGCGCCCACTTCGCGGGACTGTCCATCGGCGGCATGGTCGGCCAGTGGCTCGCCCTGCACGCGCCCGAACGCCTGGACCGCCTCGCCCTGCTGGCCACCTCCCCGTACATGGGCCCGGCGCGGAACTGGCGCGACCGCGCCGAGCTGGTGCGCCGCGAGGGCGCCGACGCCGTCGCCGATTCCGTGGTCGAGCGCTGGTTCACCCCCGACTTCGCCAAGGGGCACGCCGCCGAGGTCACCGCGCTGCGCGACCGGATCGCCGCGACCGCCCCCGAGGGCTACGCGGGCTGCTGCGGCGCCATCGAGAACTGGGACGTCCGCGAGGAGCTGGACCGGATCTCGGTGCCCACACTGGTCGTCTCCGGCGCCGACGACCCCGCCACCCCGCCCTCGGGGCACGGAGCGCTGATCGCCGAGCGCGTCCCGGGCGCACGCCTGACGGTCCTGGACGAGGCGGCCCACCTGCTCTCATGGGAGCAGAGCGCCAGGGTCAACACCCTGCTCACCGCGCACTTCACCGCCGGCGACCGGGCCTCGGCGGGCATGCGGGTGCGCCGGAGCGTTCTGGGGGACGCCCACGTGGACCGCGCCGAGGCGCGCAAGACGCCCTTCACCGAACCGTTCCAGGACCTCATCACCCGCTACGCGTGGGGCGAGATCTGGACCCGCCCCGGGCTGGACCGCCGCACGCGCAGCTGCATGGTGCTGACCGCGCTGGTCGCCCACGGCCACTGGGCCGAGCTGGCGATGCACGTGCGCGCGGCCCTGCGCAACGGACTGACCAGGGACGAGATCGGCGAGGTGTTCCTCCAGGCCGCGGTCTACTGCGGCGTTCCCGCCGCCAACAAGGCCTTCGCCGTCGCCCAGGAGGTCTTCGCCGAGCACGACTGA
- a CDS encoding thiolase family protein, which translates to MTDAYILDAVRTPFGKFGGALSGVRPDDLAAHVLSSLVGRGGADPAAYDEVYLGNANGAGEENRNVARMAALLAGLPTGLPGATVNRLCGSGLEAVVQAARTVETGDASLTLAGGVESMSRAPWVLPKPAKGFPATDATLHSTTLGWRMVNPAMPDQWTISLGESTERLAEKFGIERAEQDDFALASHTKAARAWAEGVFDDQIVQVPGAELERDECIRATTADKLAGLKTSFRAQGTVTAGNASPLNDGAAGLVVGDRRGAEATGLEPMARIAGRGTAGVDPDVFGIGPVQAAETALRRAGIGWGDLSVVELNEAFAAQSLACLRGWPDLDPAIVNPHGGAIAIGHPLGASGARVVGQLAHELRRRGGGWGLAALCIGVGQGIAVVLEA; encoded by the coding sequence GTGACCGACGCCTACATCCTCGACGCCGTCCGCACCCCCTTCGGCAAGTTCGGCGGCGCCCTCTCCGGCGTGCGCCCCGACGACCTCGCCGCCCACGTGCTGTCGTCGCTGGTCGGCCGGGGCGGTGCCGACCCCGCCGCCTACGACGAGGTCTACCTCGGCAACGCCAACGGCGCCGGCGAGGAGAACCGCAACGTCGCCCGCATGGCCGCGCTCCTGGCCGGCCTGCCCACCGGCCTGCCCGGGGCCACCGTCAACCGGCTGTGCGGATCCGGCCTGGAGGCCGTCGTCCAGGCCGCCCGCACCGTGGAGACCGGCGACGCGAGCCTCACCCTGGCCGGGGGAGTGGAGTCCATGAGCCGGGCCCCCTGGGTCCTGCCCAAGCCCGCCAAGGGTTTCCCCGCCACCGACGCCACCCTGCACTCCACCACCCTGGGCTGGCGCATGGTCAATCCGGCGATGCCCGACCAGTGGACGATCTCCCTCGGCGAGAGCACCGAGCGCCTGGCCGAGAAGTTCGGCATCGAGCGCGCCGAACAGGACGACTTCGCGCTGGCCAGCCACACCAAGGCCGCCCGCGCCTGGGCCGAGGGCGTCTTCGACGACCAGATCGTCCAGGTCCCCGGCGCCGAGCTGGAGCGCGACGAGTGCATCCGGGCCACCACCGCCGACAAGCTCGCCGGCCTCAAGACCTCCTTCCGCGCCCAGGGCACCGTCACCGCGGGCAACGCCTCCCCGCTCAACGACGGCGCCGCGGGCCTGGTCGTCGGCGACCGCCGGGGCGCCGAGGCCACCGGCCTGGAGCCCATGGCCCGGATCGCCGGACGCGGCACGGCGGGCGTGGACCCCGACGTGTTCGGCATCGGTCCCGTCCAGGCCGCCGAGACCGCGCTGCGGCGCGCCGGCATCGGCTGGGGGGACCTGTCGGTGGTCGAACTCAACGAGGCCTTCGCCGCCCAGTCCCTGGCCTGCCTGCGCGGATGGCCGGACCTGGACCCCGCCATCGTCAACCCCCACGGCGGCGCCATCGCCATCGGCCACCCCCTGGGCGCCTCCGGCGCGCGCGTGGTCGGCCAGCTCGCCCATGAGCTGCGCCGCCGCGGCGGCGGCTGGGGCCTGGCCGCCCTGTGCATCGGTGTCGGCCAGGGGATCGCCGTCGTCCTGGAGGCCTGA
- a CDS encoding TetR/AcrR family transcriptional regulator, which translates to MAAEPGSVRPGGRTARVRSAVLAAAGDALAEHGMAGLDLADVARRADVGRTTVYRRWGSVPALVADLLADMAEQSLPRVETGSLLEDLLANARLVRRTLVDPRQGALFKAMIAAAACDDRTAEALHRFYAARIAEWAPCVDQAVERGEVPPGTDSHEVVRAVSAPLYYRFLASGGPLDEAVARRCARAAVEAARAGVFVSD; encoded by the coding sequence ATGGCTGCTGAGCCGGGAAGCGTCCGTCCCGGGGGCCGCACCGCGCGGGTCCGCTCCGCGGTCCTGGCCGCCGCGGGCGACGCCCTCGCCGAGCACGGGATGGCCGGCCTCGACCTGGCCGACGTGGCGCGGCGCGCCGACGTCGGCAGGACCACCGTCTACCGCCGGTGGGGGAGTGTGCCCGCGCTGGTCGCGGACCTGTTGGCGGACATGGCCGAGCAGTCGCTGCCGCGGGTGGAGACCGGTTCGCTGCTGGAGGACCTGCTGGCCAACGCCCGCCTGGTGCGCCGCACCCTGGTCGATCCCCGCCAGGGGGCACTGTTCAAGGCGATGATCGCCGCCGCGGCCTGCGACGACCGCACCGCCGAAGCGCTGCACCGCTTCTACGCCGCGCGGATCGCCGAATGGGCGCCCTGCGTCGACCAGGCGGTCGAGCGCGGCGAGGTACCGCCCGGCACCGACTCCCACGAGGTGGTCCGGGCGGTCTCCGCGCCGCTGTACTACCGCTTCCTCGCCAGCGGCGGCCCGCTGGACGAGGCCGTCGCGCGGCGCTGCGCCCGGGCCGCGGTCGAGGCGGCCCGGGCGGGCGTGTTCGTGTCGGACTGA
- a CDS encoding aldo/keto reductase yields the protein MIDVQSNAAQAGTFALGGDLPVHRLGFGAMRIVGEGVWGPPRDRDEALAVLRRAVELGVSFIDTADSYGPAISEELIREALHPYPEDLVIATKAGLARTGPSQWHRLGRPEYLKQQAEMSLRHLGLERLDLFQLHRIDPEVPLADQLGALMELRAEGKIRHIGLSEVTVDELSAARAIAPVASVQNRYDAAFREHEEVLDQCERDGIAFLPWAPVARGELAGPDSPLAAIAAEHGVSPVQLSLAWLLHRSPVMVPIPGTSRVAHLEENTAAAAVRLTEDETERIGRFLGA from the coding sequence GTGATCGACGTACAGAGCAATGCCGCGCAGGCGGGGACCTTCGCCCTGGGCGGTGACCTGCCCGTGCACCGGCTCGGCTTCGGCGCGATGCGGATCGTGGGCGAGGGCGTGTGGGGCCCGCCGCGCGACCGCGACGAGGCCCTGGCCGTCCTGCGCCGCGCCGTCGAGCTGGGCGTCTCCTTCATCGACACCGCCGACTCCTACGGCCCCGCGATCAGCGAGGAGCTTATCCGCGAGGCGCTGCACCCCTATCCCGAGGACCTGGTCATCGCCACCAAGGCCGGCCTGGCGCGCACCGGCCCCTCCCAGTGGCACCGCCTGGGGCGGCCCGAGTACCTCAAACAGCAGGCCGAGATGAGCCTGCGCCACCTGGGCCTGGAGCGGCTGGACCTGTTCCAGCTGCACCGGATCGATCCCGAGGTACCGCTGGCCGACCAGCTCGGCGCGCTGATGGAACTGCGCGCGGAGGGCAAGATCCGGCACATCGGGCTGAGCGAGGTGACCGTGGACGAGCTCTCGGCCGCCCGCGCCATCGCACCCGTCGCCTCGGTCCAGAACCGCTACGACGCCGCCTTCCGCGAGCACGAGGAGGTGCTCGACCAGTGTGAGCGCGACGGGATCGCGTTCCTGCCCTGGGCGCCGGTCGCGCGCGGGGAGCTGGCGGGCCCGGACTCGCCGCTGGCCGCGATCGCCGCCGAGCACGGCGTGAGCCCGGTCCAGCTGTCCCTGGCCTGGCTGCTGCACCGCTCGCCCGTGATGGTGCCCATCCCCGGCACCTCGCGCGTGGCCCATCTGGAGGAGAACACGGCGGCGGCCGCCGTGCGCCTGACCGAGGACGAGACCGAACGCATCGGCCGGTTCCTCGGCGCCTGA
- the pcaB gene encoding 3-carboxy-cis,cis-muconate cycloisomerase, with translation MPGLFDGVLDHGPVGPLTDDTAWLQALLDTEAALARALADTGWITPDRAEAIASACTADRYDPDALGRAAAGGGNPVIPLVKELTAAVRETDPEAARHVHQGATSQDVMDTAAMLVARRAGRAVLVDLADLTAGLRDLAARHRTTPMPGRTLLQQALPTTFGAVAAGWAHGLSEAADRLDTVLSTGLAVQLGGAVGTLASLGSGGPAVTAALAARLDLPEPVLPWHTERGRIADLAAALGRVCGAVGTSAQDIVLLAQTEVGEVTEEGGPGVGGSSTLPHKRNPVAAVGALASARQAPGLVATLLAAQIQEHQRAAGAWHSEWLPLTDLLRRTGSAVSWLRTGATRLRVHPERMRANLDATAGLALSERVTTDLAPELGRLDAHRLVTAACEETAATGRPLAEVLAERLAGTRTRERVETLLDPAGYLGAAAEFTDRVTAAGGRRGRTSTDEG, from the coding sequence ATGCCCGGCCTGTTCGACGGTGTCCTTGACCACGGCCCCGTGGGTCCGCTGACCGACGACACCGCCTGGCTCCAGGCCCTGCTGGACACCGAGGCCGCGCTCGCGCGCGCCCTGGCCGACACCGGGTGGATCACACCGGACCGGGCCGAGGCGATCGCCTCCGCCTGCACCGCCGACCGCTACGACCCCGACGCGCTCGGGCGGGCCGCCGCGGGCGGAGGCAACCCGGTCATACCCCTGGTCAAGGAACTGACCGCGGCCGTGCGCGAGACCGACCCCGAGGCCGCACGGCACGTCCACCAGGGCGCCACCAGCCAGGACGTCATGGACACCGCCGCCATGCTGGTGGCCCGGCGCGCCGGACGGGCCGTGCTGGTCGACCTCGCCGACCTCACCGCCGGCCTGCGTGACCTGGCCGCCCGCCACCGCACCACGCCCATGCCCGGGCGCACCCTGCTCCAACAGGCCCTGCCCACCACCTTCGGCGCGGTCGCCGCGGGCTGGGCCCACGGCCTGTCCGAGGCCGCCGACCGGCTCGACACCGTGCTGAGCACCGGCCTGGCCGTCCAACTCGGCGGCGCCGTGGGCACCCTGGCCTCCCTGGGGTCCGGCGGGCCCGCCGTGACCGCCGCCCTGGCCGCCCGCCTGGACCTGCCCGAACCCGTCCTGCCCTGGCACACCGAACGCGGCCGCATCGCCGACCTGGCCGCCGCCCTGGGGCGGGTCTGCGGCGCCGTCGGCACCAGCGCGCAGGACATCGTCCTGCTCGCCCAGACCGAGGTCGGCGAGGTGACCGAGGAGGGCGGGCCCGGCGTCGGCGGATCCTCCACGCTGCCGCACAAGCGCAACCCCGTCGCGGCCGTCGGCGCGCTGGCCTCCGCCCGCCAGGCGCCCGGACTGGTCGCCACCCTCCTGGCCGCCCAGATCCAGGAACACCAGCGGGCCGCCGGCGCCTGGCACTCCGAGTGGCTGCCCCTGACCGACCTGCTGCGCCGCACCGGCAGCGCGGTCTCCTGGCTGCGCACCGGAGCCACGCGGCTGCGCGTGCACCCCGAGCGCATGCGCGCCAACCTCGACGCCACCGCAGGACTGGCCCTGAGCGAGCGCGTCACCACCGACCTGGCCCCGGAGCTGGGCCGGCTCGACGCCCACAGGCTCGTCACGGCCGCCTGCGAGGAGACCGCGGCCACCGGCCGACCCCTGGCCGAGGTCCTGGCCGAGCGCCTGGCGGGCACCCGCACCCGCGAACGCGTCGAGACACTGCTGGACCCGGCGGGCTACCTGGGCGCCGCCGCGGAGTTCACCGACCGGGTCACCGCGGCCGGGGGCCGACGGGGCCGGACGAGCACCGACGAAGGATGA
- a CDS encoding IclR family transcriptional regulator, translating into MPTDDDTARGSHFVQSLERGLMVIRAFSAERPSMTLSEVARETDLTRAAARRFLLTLGDLGYVRTDGRLFSLTPRVLELGYAYVASAGLPDVAQPHLEDLSARVHESASVSVLEGDDVLYVARVATSRIMAVAITVGTRFPASATSMGRVLLAGLDDAELDAYLDRVELKPLTRFTITDPSELRAEVLRVRERGYCIVDQELEEGLRSLAAPVHDASGRVIAATNVSAHANRSSNEDIRRDLLPVLLETTARIESDLASVARRDAGG; encoded by the coding sequence ATGCCCACCGACGACGACACCGCTCGCGGCTCCCACTTCGTCCAGTCCCTGGAACGGGGGCTGATGGTGATCCGCGCCTTCTCCGCGGAGCGGCCCTCCATGACCCTGAGCGAGGTCGCCCGCGAGACCGACCTGACGCGCGCGGCCGCCCGCCGCTTCCTGCTCACCCTGGGCGACCTCGGCTACGTGCGCACCGACGGCCGGCTGTTCTCCCTCACCCCCCGCGTGCTGGAGCTCGGCTACGCCTACGTCGCCTCCGCAGGCCTGCCCGACGTGGCGCAGCCGCACCTGGAGGACCTCTCCGCCCGCGTGCACGAGTCCGCGTCGGTCTCGGTCCTGGAGGGCGACGACGTCCTCTACGTCGCGCGCGTGGCGACCTCGCGCATCATGGCGGTCGCGATCACCGTGGGCACCCGTTTCCCCGCCTCGGCCACCTCGATGGGCCGTGTCCTGCTCGCCGGGCTCGACGACGCCGAGCTCGACGCCTACCTCGACCGCGTGGAGCTCAAGCCGCTCACCCGCTTCACCATCACCGACCCCTCCGAGCTGCGGGCCGAGGTCCTGCGGGTGCGCGAGCGCGGCTACTGCATCGTCGACCAGGAGCTGGAGGAGGGCCTGCGGTCCCTGGCCGCCCCGGTCCACGACGCCTCGGGCCGGGTCATCGCCGCCACCAACGTCTCCGCCCACGCCAACCGCTCCTCGAACGAGGACATCCGGCGCGACCTGCTGCCCGTGCTGCTGGAGACCACCGCCCGCATCGAGTCCGACCTCGCCTCGGTCGCCCGCCGCGACGCCGGCGGCTGA
- a CDS encoding GNAT family N-acetyltransferase yields MGLELPTDRLRIREWELSDADAALKVYGAEEVAHWLTPEWQPVNDVDAMRSVLHAWIEAGPNLVPPAGRWAIVRESDGELVGGLSLKLLPPFEEDFELTWALRPDVWGQGYATEASQALMDWAFKQGIEEVFAVARPNNTRAIAVARRLGMEWVGETEKYYDMRLQVFRMRPA; encoded by the coding sequence ATGGGACTAGAGCTGCCGACCGACCGACTCCGCATCCGGGAGTGGGAGCTGAGCGACGCCGACGCCGCCCTGAAGGTGTACGGGGCAGAGGAGGTCGCCCACTGGCTGACACCGGAGTGGCAACCGGTGAACGACGTCGACGCGATGCGCTCGGTGCTGCACGCATGGATCGAGGCCGGGCCGAACCTGGTCCCGCCGGCGGGCCGCTGGGCGATCGTCCGGGAGTCCGACGGGGAGCTCGTGGGCGGACTGTCGCTGAAGCTCCTGCCGCCGTTCGAGGAGGACTTCGAGCTGACCTGGGCCCTGCGCCCGGACGTGTGGGGGCAGGGCTACGCCACCGAGGCGAGCCAGGCGCTCATGGACTGGGCGTTCAAGCAGGGGATCGAGGAGGTCTTCGCCGTCGCGCGCCCCAACAACACCCGCGCCATCGCGGTGGCGCGCCGGCTCGGCATGGAGTGGGTGGGCGAGACGGAGAAGTACTACGACATGCGGCTGCAGGTCTTCCGCATGCGCCCCGCCTGA